In Felis catus isolate Fca126 chromosome C2, F.catus_Fca126_mat1.0, whole genome shotgun sequence, a single window of DNA contains:
- the SON gene encoding protein SON isoform X2, whose product MLGTLTQYSSGRNEGQLNGETNTPNEGNQAGDAAASARSLPNEEIVQKIEEVLSGVLDTELRYKPDLKEASRKSRCVSVQTDPTDEIPTKKSKKHKKHKNKKKKKKKEKEKKYKRQPEESESKAKSHHDGNIDLESDSFLKFDSEPSAMALEHSVRAFGLSETSESPAVVLEPPVVSMEVSEPHTLETLKPATKTAELSVASTSVISVQSEQSVAVTLEPPMTKILDSFTMAAVPTTTVVLKSSEPVVTMSVEYQMKPVLKSLDTTPAEQSKMLEPPVAKGLEPSETLVVSSEITAEVHPEPSTSTTVDFPESSATEVLRLPEQPVEVPSEIADSPMTRPQELPELPKTTALELPESSVASVVELPGPPATSKPELQGPPVTPLLELPGPSATPLPELPGPLSTPVSELLGPPATAVPELPGPSVTSVPQLSQELPGLPAPSVGLEPPQEVPEPPVMAQELPGLPAVTAAVELPGQPAVTVAMELAEQPVTTSELEQPVGMTAVEHPGQPEVTTAAGLLGQPEAAMVLELPGQPVATTALELPGQPSVPGVPELPGLPSATRALELSGQPVATGALELPGQLMATGALEFSGQSGAAGALELLGQPLATGVLELPGQPGAPELPGQPVATVALEISVQSVVTTTELSTMTVSQSLEVPSTTALESYNTVAQELPTTLVGETSVTVGVDPLMAQESHMLASNTMETHMLASNTMDSQMLASNTMDSQMLASNTMDSQMLASSTMDSQMLATSSMDSQMLATSSMDSQMLATSSMDSQMLATSSMDSQMLATSSMDSQMLATSSMDSQMLATSSMDSQMLATSTMDSQMLATSTMDSQMLATSSMDSQMLASGTMDSQMLASGTMDAQMLASGTMDAQMLASSTQDSAMLGSKSPDPYRLAQDPYRLAQDPYRLGHDPYRLGHDAYRLGQDPYRLGHDPYRLTPDPYRMSPRPYRIAPRSYRIAPRPYRLAPRPLMLASRRSMMMSYAAERSMMSSYERSMMSYERSMMSPMAERSMMSAYERSMMSAYERSMMSPMAERSMMSAYERSMMSAYERSMMSPMADRSMMSMGADRSMMSSYSAADRSMMSSYSAADRSMMSSYTADRSMMSMAADSYTDSYTDTYTEAYMVPPLPPEEPPTMPPLPPEEPPMTPPLPPEEPPEGPALPTEQSALTAENTWPTEVPALPPEESVSLSEPSVSQSEISEPSTLPANYSVSASDPSVLASEAAVTVPEPPLEPESSVTSTPIESAVVAEEHQIVPERPVTYMVSETPMMSAEPTVLTSEPSVMSETAETFDSMKASGHVASEVSQSLLESAATNPEPSQSALELPAMAVSELPAVAVPEPPTGTVPEPPAVTVLETPAMAIPDPTAMVVSDSTAVAIPDPPTAEAVPETVALAESENVTISVPVVSALEPSVPVLEPAVSVPQANAVVSEPSVSVQESTVIISEPAITVSEQTQIIPTEIVAESTPMILESDVIRGVNLLSGDQSLTPEIGMQEIPMHSDEEPHAEGHLKNDPYESDHGTNIDLNTNNHLVAKGMERDTVSAAATGAVGEIGEGNILSIGETKQCTVLDTCSSVSEADGGTLSSAGPFALEPDAVGSSKGIEFATASALTSVSKYDVEVSLTTQDTEHDMIISTSPSGGSEADIEGPLPAKDIHLDLPSNNFISKDAEGPLPIKECDQTLAVALSPKESSGEDKEAPLPTKEILSDSGFSANIDDINEADLVRPLLPKDMERLTSLRAGIEGPLLASEVERDKSAASPVIISIPERASESSSEEKDDYEIFVKVKDTHEKSKKNKNRDKGEKEKKRDSSLRSRSKRSKSSEHKSRKRTSESRSRARKRSSKSKSHRSQTRSRSRSRRRRRSSRSRSKSRGRRSVSKEKRKRSPKHRSKSRERKRKRSSSRDNRKTVRARSRTPSRRSRSHTPSRRRRSRSVGRRSFSISPSRRSRTPSRRSRTPSRRSRTPSRRSRTPSRRSRTPSRRSRTPSRRRRSRSVVRRRSFSISPVRLRRSRTPLRRRFSRSPIRRKRSRSSERGRSPKRLTDLNKAQLLEIAKANAAAMCAKAGVPLPPNLKPAPPPTIEEKVAKKSGGATIEELTEKCKQIAQSKEDDDVIVNKPHVSDEEEEEPPFYHHPFKLSEPKPIFFNLNIAAAKPTPPKSQVTLTKEFPVSSGSQHRKKEADSVYGEWVPVEKNGEENKDDDNVFSSNLPSEPVDISTAMSERALAQKRLSENAFDLEAMSMLNRAQERIDAWAQLNSIPGQFTGSTGVQVLTQEQLANTGAQAWIKKDQFLRAAPVTGGMGAVLMRKMGWREGEGLGKNKEGNKEPILVDFKTDRKGLVAVGERAQKRSGNFSAAMKDLSGKHPVSALMEICNKRRWQPPEFLLVHDSGPDHRKHFLFRVLINGSAYQPSFASPNKKHAKATAATVVLQAMGLVPKDLMANATCFRSASRR is encoded by the exons ACCTGAAAGAGGCCTCCAGAAAAAGTAGATGTGTGTCAGTACAAACAGATCCTACTGATGAAATTCCCACCAAAAAGTCAAAGAAgcataaaaagcacaaaaataaaaagaagaaaaagaagaaagaaaaggaaaaaaagtataagaGACAGCCAGAAGAATCTGAATCAAAGGCAAAATCACATCATGATGGGAACATAGATTTAGAATCGGATTCGTTTTTGAAGTTTGATTCTGAACCTTCCGCGATGGCACTGGAGCATTCTGTAAGAGCGTTTGGCCTTTCTGAGACCAGTGAATCTCCTGCAGTTGTGTTAGAACCTCCTGTGGTATCAATGGAGGTATCAGAGCCACATACCTTAGAAACTCTGAAGCCAGCTACAAAAACTGCGGAACTGTCAGTTGCATCAACATCCGTAATTTCAGTGCAGTCAGAGCAGTCTGTGGCAGTCACGCTGGAACCACCCATGACAAAGATTCTGGATTCCTTTACAATGGCCGCAGTGCCCACTACAACAGTCGTGCTAAAGTCATCTGAGCCGGTTGTCACAATGTCTGTGGAATATCAGATGAAGCCTGTGCTGAAATCTTTGGATACCACACCTGCAGAGCAATCAAAGATGCTAGAACCGCCAGTAGCAAAAGGGCTAGAGCCATCGGAAACCCTTGTGGTATCATCCGAGATCACTGCTGAGGTGCACCCTGAGCCGAGTACATCAACAACAGTGGATTTTCCAGAGTCATCTGCAACTGAAGTGCTCAGATTGCCAGAGCAGCCTGTAGAAGTACCGTCGGAGATCGCAGATTCACCCATGACAAGACCACAGGAGTTGCCGGAGTTGCCCAAGACCACAGCGTTGGAGCTGCCGGAGTCGTCGGTGGCCTCAGTGGTGGAGTTGCCGGGGCCACCTGCGACCTCCAAGCCGGAGTTGCAGGGGCCCCCTGTGACTCCATTGCTGGAGTTACCTGGGCCCTCTGCTACCCCGTTGCCAGAGTTGCCAGGCCCCCTTTCTACCCCAGTGTCTGAGTTGCTAGGGCCCCCTGCGACAGCAGTGCCTGAGTTGCCGGGGCCCTCTGTGACATCAGTGCCACAGTTGTCGCAGGAATTGCCAGGGCTTCCGGCACCATCCGTGGGGTTGGAGCCACCACAGGAGGTACCAGAGCCACCTGTGATGGCACAGGAGTTGCCAGGGCTGCCTGCGGTGACAGCAGCAGTAGAGTTGCCAGGGCAGCCTGCGGTAACGGTAGCAATGGAGTTGGCCGAACAACCTGTGACGACGTCAGAGTTGGAGCAGCCTGTGGGGATGACAGCGGTGGAACATCCTGGGCAGCCTGAGGTGACGACGGCAGCAGGGTTGCTGGGGCAGCCGGAGGCAGCGATGGTGCTGGAGTTGCCAGGACAGCCAGTGGCAACGACAGCGCTGGAGTTGCCAGGGCAGCCTTCGGTGCCTGGGGTGCCAGAGTTGCCAGGGCTGCCTTCGGCAACTAGGGCGCTGGAGTTGTCAGGGCAGCCTGTGGCAACTGGGGCACTGGAGTTGCCTGGGCAGCTCATGGCAACGGGGGCACTGGAGTTCTCGGGGCAGTCTGGGGCAGCCGGAGCCCTGGAGCTTTTGGGGCAGCCTCTGGCAACAGGGGTGCTGGAGTTGCCAGGGCAGCCTGGGGCGCCAGAGTTGCCTGGGCAGCCTGTGGCAACTGTGGCGCTGGAGATCTCTGTTCAGTCTGTGGTGACAACAACGGAGCTGTCAACGATGACCGTGTCGCAGTCCCTGGAGGTGCCCTCGACGACAGCGCTGGAATCCTATAATACGGTAGCACAGGAGCTGCCTACTACATTAGTGGGGGAGACTTCTGTAACAGTAGGAGTGGATCCCTTGATGGCCCAGGAATCCCATATGTTAGCTTCTAACACCATGGAGACCCATATGTTAGCGTCCAACACCATGGACTCCCAAATGCTAGCATCCAACACCATGGATTCCCAGATGCTAGCGTCCAACACCATGGATTCCCAGATGTTAGCCTCTAGCACCATGGACTCCCAGATGTTAGCAACTAGCTCCATGGACTCCCAGATGTTAGCAACTAGCTCCATGGACTCCCAGATGTTAGCAACCAGCTCCATGGACTCTCAGATGTTAGCAACCAGCTCCATGGACTCCCAGATGTTAGCAACCAGCTCCATGGACTCCCAGATGTTAGCAACCAGTTCCATGGACTCTCAGATGTTAGCAACCAGCTCCATGGATTCCCAGATGTTAGCTACCAGCACTATGGATTCCCAGATGTTAGCGACCAGCACCATGGACTCCCAGATGTTAGCTACTAGCTCTATGGATTCTCAGATGTTAGCATCAGGCACTATGGACTCTCAAATGTTGGCCTCCGGCACCATGGATGCTCAGATGTTAGCATCTGGTACCATGGATGCCCAGATGTTAGCATCTAGTACCCAAGATTCTGCTATGTTGGGTTCAAAATCTCCTGATCCCTACAGGTTAGCTCAGGATCCTTACAGGTTAGCTCAGGATCCCTATAGGTTAGGTCATGACCCTTATAGGTTAGGTCATGATGCCTACAGGTTAGGGCAGGACCCGTATAGATTAGGCCATGATCCCTACAGACTAACTCCTGATCCCTATAGGATGTCACCTAGACCCTATAGGATAGCACCCAGGTCCTATAGAATAGCCCCCAGGCCGTACAGGTTAGCACCAAGACCCCTGATGTTAGCATCTAGACGTTCTATGATGATGTCCTATGCTGCAGAACGTTCCATGATGTCATCTTACGAACGCTCTATGATGTCCTATGAGCGGTCTATGATGTCCCCTATGGCTGAGCGCTCTATGATGTCAGCCTATGAGCGCTCTATGATGTCAGCTTATGAGCGTTCTATGATGTCCCCTATGGCTGAGCGCTCTATGATGTCAGCTTATGAACGCTCTATGATGTCAGCTTACGAGCGCTCCATGATGTCCCCAATGGCTGACCGATCTATGATGTCCATGGGTGCCGACCGGTCTATGATGTCGTCCTACTCTGCTGCTGACCGGTCTATGATGTCATCGTACTCTGCAGCTGACCGATCTATGATGTCATCTTACACTGCTGATCGTTCAATGATGTCTATGGCAGCTGATTCTTACACCGATTCTTATACTGATACATATACGGAGGCATATATGGTGCCACCTTTGCCTCCTGAAGAGCCTCCAACAATGCCACCATTGCCACCTGAGGAGCCACCAATGACCCCACCTTTGCCTCCTGAGGAACCACCGGAAGGTCCAGCATTACCTACTGAGCAGTCAGCATTAACAGCTGAAAATACTTGGCCTACAGAGGTACCAGCATTACCTCCTGAAGAGTCTGTATCACTGTCTGAACCTTCTGTGAGTCAAAGTGAGATTTCAGAGCCTTCGACATTGCCTGCTAATTATTCAGTGTCAGCATCAGATCCTTCAGTGTTAGCATCAGAGGCTGCTGTTACTGTTCCAGAACCACCATTAGAGCCAGAGTCTTCGGTTACATCAACACCCATAGAGTCTGCGGTAGTAGCAGAAGAGCATCAAATTGTTCCAGAGAGACCAGTGACTTACATGGTATCTGAAACTCCCATGATGTCAGCTGAACCAACTGTATTAACATCAGAACCTTCAGTTATGTCTGAGACAGCAGAAACTTTTGATTCCATGAAAGCTTCAGGACATGTTGCCTCAGAGGTATCTCAGTCCCTCCTGGAGTCAGCTGCGACTAATCCAGAGCCATCACAGAGCGCTCTAGAGCTGCCAGCCATGGCTGTCTCAGAGCTACCAGCTGTGGCTGTCCCAGAGCCACCAACTGGGACTGTTCCAGAGCCCCCAGCTGTGACTGTCTTGGAGACCCCAGCCATGGCTATCCCGGACCCAACAGCTATGGTGGTCTCTGACTCAACAGCTGTGGCTATTCCAGACCCACCCACAGCTGAGGCTGTCCCAGAGACTGTGGCCTTGGCTGAGTCAGAGAATGTTACCATTTCTGTGCCAGTTGTTTCTGCCCTGGAGCCTAGTGTGCCTGTCCTGGAACCAGCAGTGTCAGTCCCTCAGGCTAATGCAGTTGTTTCAGAACCATCTGTTTCAGTGCAAGAATCCACTGTGATAATTTCAGAGCCTGCTATCACTGTCTCAGAACAGACCCAAATAATACCGACTGAGATAGTTGCAGAGTCTACACCAATGATACTGGAGTCTGATGTTATAAGAGGAGTGAATTTACTATCTGGTGATCAAAGTCTTACTCCAGAGATTGGCATGCAGGAGATTCCCATGCATTCAGATGAAGAGCCGCATGCTGAAGGACACCTGAAGAATGACCCTTATGAAAGTGATCATGGTACAAATATAGACCTTAACACAAATAATCACTTAGTTGCTAAAGGGATGGAACGTGACACAGTGTCTGCTGCCGCCACTGGTGCTGTTGGTGAAATTGGTGAAGGGAATATTTTATCCATCGGTGAGACTAAACAATGCACAGTATTGGATACATGCTCTAGTGTTAGCGAAGCTGATGGAGGAACTCTATCTTCTGCTGGTCCCTTTGCTCTTGAACCTGATGCAGTGGGAAGCAGTAAGGGTATTGAATTTGCTACAGCATCTGCTCTCACTTCAGTTAGTAAATATGATGTTGAGGTATCTTTAACCACTCAAGATACTGAACACGACATGATAATTTCCACTAGTCCCAGTGGTGGTAGTGAAGCTGACATAGAGGGACCTTTGCCTGCTAAAGACATTCATCTCGATTTACCATCTAATAACTTTATTAGTAAGGATGCAGAAGGACCATTACCTATAAAAGAGTGTGACCAGACATTAGCAGTTGCTCTCAGCCCTAAAGAAAGTAGTGGAGAAGATAAAGAAGCACCTCTCCCTACTAAAGAGATACTCTCTGATTCAGGATTTTCTGCCAATATTGATGATATTAATGAAGCAGATTTAGTGAGACCATTACTTCCTAAGGACATGGAACGTCTTACAAGCCTTAGAGCTGGTATTGAAGGACCTTTACTTGCAAGTGAGGTTGAACGTGACAAATCTGCTGCCAGTCCAGTCATAATCAGTATACCAGAAAGAGCTTCAGAGTCCTCTTCAGAGGAAAAAGATGATTATGAGATTTTTGTAAAAGTTAAGGACACACatgagaaaagtaagaaaaacaagAACCGGGACAaaggtgagaaagaaaagaaaagagactccTCATTAAGATCTCGAAGTAAGCGTTCCAAGTCTTCTGAACATAAATCACGCAAGCGTACCAGTGAATCTCGTTCTAGGGCAAGGAAGAGATCATCGAAATCTAAGTCTCATCGCTCTCAGACACGTTCAAGGTCACGTTCAAGACgcaggaggaggagcagcaggTCAAGGTCAAAGTCCAGAGGAAGGCGATCTGTATCAAAAGAGAAGCGTAAAAGATCTCCAAAGCACAGGTCTAAGtctagggaaagaaaaagaaagagatcaagTTCCAGGGATAACCGGAAAACAGTTAGAGCTCGAAGTCGCACCCCAAGTCGTCGGAGTCGGAGTCACACTCCTAGTCGGCGAAGAAGATCTAGATCTGTGGGGAGGAGGAGCTTTAGTATTTCCCCAAGCCGCCGCAGCCGCACCCCAAGCCGCCGCAGTCGCACCCCAAGCCGCCGCAGCCGCACCCCAAGCCGCCGCAGCCGTACCCCAAGCCGCCGCAGCCGCACCCCTAGCCGCCGCAGCCGCACCCCAAGCCGCCGGAGAAGATCAAGGTCTGTGGTAAGGAGACGAAGCTTTAGTATCTCACCAGTAAGATTAAGGAGATCACGAACACCTTTGAGAAGAAGGTTTAGCAGATCTCCCATTCGTCGTAAACGATCCAGGTCTTCTGAGAGAGGCAGATCACCTAAACGTCTGACGGATTTga aCAAGGCTCAATTACTTGAAATAGCCAAAGCTAATGCAGCTGCCATGTGTGCTAAGGCTGGTGTTCCTTTACCGCCAAACCTAAAGCCTGCACCTCCACCTACAATAGAAGAGAAAGTTGCTAAAAAGTCAGGAGGAGCTACCATAGAAGAACTAACTGAG aaatgcaaacAGATCGCACAGAGTAAAGAAGATGATGATGTAATAGTGAATAAGCCTCATGTTTcggatgaagaggaagaagaacctCCTTTTTATCATCATCCCTTTAAACTCAGTGAACCCAAACCCATTTTTTTCAATCTGAAT ATTGCTGCAGCAAAACCAACTCCACCAAAAAGCCAGGTAACATTAACAAAAGAGTTTCCTGTGTCATCTGGATCTCAACATCGAAAAAAAGAAGCAGATAGTGTTTATGGAGAGTGGGTTCCTGTAGAGAAAAATGGTGAAGAGAACAAAGATGATGATAATGTTTTCAGCAGCAATTTGCCCTCTGAG ccTGTGGACATCTCTACAGCAATGAGTGAACGGGCACTTGCTCAGAAAAGACTAAGTGAGAATGCATTTGACCTTGAAGCCATGAGCATGTTAAATCGAGCTCAGGAAAGG attgaTGCCTGGGCTCAGCTGAACTCCATTCCCGGCCAATTCACCGGAAGTACAGGAGTACAGGTTCTGACACAAGAACAGTTGGCTAATACTGGTGCCCAAGCCTGGATTAAAAAG GATCAGTTCTTAAGAGCAGCCCCGGTAACTGGAGGAATGGGAGCCGTTTTGATGAGAAAAATGggctggagagaaggagaaggattaggaaaaaacaaagaaggaaataaggaacCTATCCTAGTTGATTTTAAGACAGACCGAAAAG gtcttGTTGCAGTAGGAGAAAGAGCACAAAAGAGGTCTGGGAACTTCTCTGCTGCAATGAAAGATCTGTCAG gcAAACATCCTGTGTCTGCTTTGATGGAAATCTGTAATAAGAGAAGGTGGCAACCACCAGAATTTCTCTTGGTCCATGATAGTGGCCCTGATCATcgcaaacattttctctttagG GTATTGATAAATGGAAGCGCTTACCAGCCCAGCTTTGCCAGCCCTAATAAGAAGCATGCTAAAGCCACAGCAGCTACTGTGGTTCTTCAAGCAATGGGCCTTGTACCAAAGGACCTCATGGCTAATGCCACTTGCTTCAGGAGTGCCTCACGTAGATAG